In the Cellulomonas sp. C5510 genome, ACCTCGATGGGGATGGACAGGGCGAAGTCGCTGCTTCCCGTGCGCGACGGGAGGTCGTTCCTCGACCTCACCGTCGAGCAGGTGCGGCGAGCCCGGGCGGCGCACGGCGTCCGCCTGCCGCTCGTGCTCATGAACTCGTTCCGCACCCGGGACGACTCGCTCGCCGCACTGGCTCGGCACGAGGACGTCGCCGTGGACGGCCTCCCGCTCGACTTCCTGCAGAACCAGGAGCCGAAGCTCCGCACGGACGACCTGACGCCGGTGCGCTGGCCGGCCGACCCGACCCTCGAGTGGTGCCCGCCCGGGCACGGCGACCTGTACACCGCGCTGCTGGCGTCCGGGGTGCTGCGGGCGCTGCTCGACGCCGGGTTCCGCTACGCGTCCGTGTCGAACTCCGACAACCTCGGTGCTGCGCCCGACCCCGTCATCGCCGGCTGGTTCGCCGCGTCCGGGGCCCCCTACGCCGCGGAGGTCTGCCGCCGCACCGCCGCGGACCGCAAGGGCGGACACCTCGCGGTCCGGAAGTCCGACGGCCGGCTGATCCTGCGGGACACCGCGCAGACCCCGCCGGACGAGATGGACTACTTCACCGACGAGCACCGGCACCCGTACTTCCACACGAACAACCTGTGGTTCGACCTGGAGCAGCTCGCGGCGGCGCTGGAGTCCCGCGGCCCGGTGCTGGGCCTGCCGCTGATCCGGAACGTCAAGACGGTCGACCCGACGGACCCGGGCTCGCCCGAGGTGTTCCAGATCGAGACCGCCATGGGCGCCGCGATCGAGGTGTTCGAGGGTGCGACCGCGATCGCTGTGGGGCGCGAGCGGTTCCTGCCGGTCAAGACCACGAACGACCTGCTGGTGATCCGGTCGGACGCCTACGAGCTGGCCGAGGACGCGACGCTGCGGC is a window encoding:
- a CDS encoding UTP--glucose-1-phosphate uridylyltransferase gives rise to the protein MSDSGLRQAQDTMTAAGVDPTAVEVFTHYYRELEAGATGLIPEDTIEPLLDPPALADVTVAPEAAREAFARTAVIKLNGGLGTSMGMDRAKSLLPVRDGRSFLDLTVEQVRRARAAHGVRLPLVLMNSFRTRDDSLAALARHEDVAVDGLPLDFLQNQEPKLRTDDLTPVRWPADPTLEWCPPGHGDLYTALLASGVLRALLDAGFRYASVSNSDNLGAAPDPVIAGWFAASGAPYAAEVCRRTAADRKGGHLAVRKSDGRLILRDTAQTPPDEMDYFTDEHRHPYFHTNNLWFDLEQLAAALESRGPVLGLPLIRNVKTVDPTDPGSPEVFQIETAMGAAIEVFEGATAIAVGRERFLPVKTTNDLLVIRSDAYELAEDATLRLAVDRAPLVDLDPDVYKTVGRFEERFAHGAPSLRRARSLTVRGDWTFGADVVATGDAEVTADGAPGEIPAGTVLGAETDER